The Drosophila nasuta strain 15112-1781.00 chromosome 2R, ASM2355853v1, whole genome shotgun sequence genome segment GGAAGCGGATGCATATTTAATCCAGCTGcaattaagcaaatattttattagtatttattgaattgatGTGTAAAGTATTTAGTGTTTAATTACCTTCTTGAAGCCAATATCGTTGGCGTATTCCCTGAAGCACTGACGGCAGATGTTCAGACCGTATTTACGGATCAGACCGTGACGGTTGGAGCATGCACGGCTGCAAATGTTTAAAAGAAGACTCAATCAATACTGACTCATTATTGTAGATAATAACGCATATTGAACTGCTTGAAATCGCATTAAATTGCatagctgttgctgcagcgGGCTGTAGAACCATTTAAATTGCGAAAAATGGGAATTGCCCAGCTGCGGCTTTGCTTTGGCCACCCTTCATTAAGGAAACTTGTCAACGTTGTTTTAGCACATATTTCCGTACTCAACCGGGGGCAATAAATTTTGCACTCCACAagcataaatacaaaaacaaaaggaaacaACAACGATATGCATATTGTGTATATTGGGAGGGAGGAGCACCATGCGTGAATAGAGGGCGTGCTTAACCTCACAAACTCAAAGCAAATCAACTATGCAACAAAATACGTGTTCAAAGTGCAGGCATTCATGCAAATTATATAGCGTTCGGTGCACAATTTTGCGCTCTACACAATAATTACCAGCAACGGGAGCCTTGGCCGTATTTACGGGGATGCGAATACCAGAGAGTAGCGAAACCCATGTTGGCGTTTACGATGGAAAATTCGAAAAGAAAGAAGCAGACGCCAAAAAATGGCTGCTTGACACTTGGTCAGTGTGACCGCAAAATATATACCAAGTTATACTGCTTTGCTCACTAATAAATGGCCACACATGCAAAATCTGTCATTCGTTAAAGATGCCACCCaacacaaaattgaaaaagagTTGCCACTTAGAATTATTAGCAGCGCTGGCCACACTGCACGTATATATTTGAAACCGTCTTATTGGCGGTAGATACAATGATACATAAACTAATTAGAAATAAAACGGTTGGGCAGCGTTATTTTCAACCACAACAACTCTAGCGTTTTTCTTCGCAAACTGTGGCACCTCAACCGTCTCCATTGTCTCAGGCTCATACGATATCACCTCATAGTCCGTATTATCAGTCGCAATTTCCACTTGCTCGAATTCAGCTGCATCACAGAAATCATTCGGATCTAGTTCAACCATGTCGTACTGTTGATCCGCCAACATCCCAGATGTCAACGTGCTGCCATCCGTGAGAAATTCACCATCCCTGCTGCCCTCCTGCATTTGCTTAGCCTTGAGTGCAGCCGCAGTTTCCAGCTCAAGTTTTTGCATTCGCATCATCAACCTGGCATTCTCATCCAAATGCGAATGACGCGCTCGCACATGTTTGTCCCGATCGCCACGCTGCCGAAACGTTTTGGTGCAGTATTGACAATCATATGGCTTCTCGCCGGTGTGTATACGTTGATGATTTTTCAAGGCATCCGCACGATAGAAACGCTTTCCACATTCGTCACACTCATAACGACGCTCACCACGATGGATGAGACGATGCTGATAGAATACGGAGCCTGTGAGGAAACGCTTCCCACACACCAAACAATGATACGGCCTTTCGCCCGTGTGACATTTGCGGGTATGATCATTGAGATCCGGACGTATGGTAAACTTACGCCCACATCCCGGCTCATCGCAAACGAAGGGCTTGACACCTGGCAGGTACAATCTATAGCACACCAAGTGATATTATGATGAGGATGATGCCACAACTCACCCTGATGGAAACGCAAGTGCTGCCACAAGTGGCTCGATTGTGTATAGGATTTGCCACAAATATCGCAAAGATATTGCCGTAAGCGACCAACTGCAGCATTGCCGCCAGCATTTCCACTATTATTGCGCAACTCCTTCTCACGcttctttttatttagatGCTTCTCTTCGTAATGCGGCTGTATTTCATGGGCATACTCAAAGTTGCTGGCACAAAAATCACAGGGCAGAATCATACGCTTCCCGGACTCACTGAGACGCGGATAATAGTGATAGGCACTGTAACTACAGGAAGGTGTATCTGATTAATTGGCTGCCAAGATATGGTAATTCAACTGCTTACCGATGTTCTTGGAGCAACTCCACATTGGCAAACTTGAGTTCGCACACATTGCAGACAAAATAGCGATTGGGACACATCTGCAACTGCTTAAGACCTTCCCTCATATAAACACAATCAGTTTGATAATGCACACTGGCCTCCTTGGCGGTGGTCATCACCAGGCTACAAGCGAAACACTCGAAACGACGTTCAGGCAAATGAGTTGCCTCATGCTTTAGCATTAATTTGACATCCGCAAAGATGTAATCACAAAACTCGCATTGAAGCACATGACTCAAAATGAGCGAGGAGAACAATTCATGCTCATAGCGTTGAAGCTTATCCAGCTGCATGCTGACCGCAAGCAGCTGATTTCCCTCAACGGACAGCGCACTCAGTTGACGCTTCAAATCCGCTTCAGTTTCTTGCACTGTTGTGGACTTCTTTGCTTTCGGCAGCAATGGATAATGCACGGAAATGTGTTCGAGTGCTATTTTGACATCGTAGAAGACGCGACCGCATTTATTACACTCGAGAACAACGAGCAGTCCCAACGCAGAGAGTGCCGAGTGAGGTACATTTGACTGTGTGGGTATCAAATCCAGAGCATGCTTCTCCATGTGACGCACCAAACCGGAAGCGTGTACAAACTTACGATCACATATGTTGCACTCGTTGGGACCTTTAGAGGCGGACTTCTTCACCTTGGAACTGTCGACGCCCGTCTCCAGATCGTATTTGAGCTCTTCTTTGACATACCGACGTATGCGGACCTGATTCTCGATGAGAATGCGTTCACTGGGCAGTTTCTTGGGCTGCACAGGTTTCTCTATGTTGGCAACTGGTGGTTGCTTTGGAGTagcagctgcaattgctggCTTTGCGTTGACTTCACAGCGATGTTCTTGAAAGGCAACAGAATGGAAGAGACCATTGCAATTGGAACACTTGATGATGCTCACCGGTTGCTTCAACGTAGCAGTCGGCACTTGAAGGAAATCACGCAACTTTTCCCGCTCCGCTTCCGGATCAAAGTCAACCTTATCATCGGCTTCCTGTAGTATTTGCTTCAAATCCGGATCCGCCAGTGTACGCTCAACGGCATCCTCTGTTTCCATCTGTATCCCATTCGTGATGCCAAAAAACTGACTGAGATCCTCATAGTTAAAAACGCCATCGCTCTCATTGGCCACCAGAACAGTGGCGCCTTGTTCCAGTTCACAGCTGCGATCCACGAGCAATTCGGCATCGCATTCA includes the following:
- the LOC132784663 gene encoding small ribosomal subunit protein uS14, which codes for MGFATLWYSHPRKYGQGSRCCRACSNRHGLIRKYGLNICRQCFREYANDIGFKKLD
- the LOC132784661 gene encoding testis-specific zinc finger protein topi, whose protein sequence is MDGDLNLFDGGEFVMAEFECDAELLVDRSCELEQGATVLVANESDGVFNYEDLSQFFGITNGIQMETEDAVERTLADPDLKQILQEADDKVDFDPEAEREKLRDFLQVPTATLKQPVSIIKCSNCNGLFHSVAFQEHRCEVNAKPAIAAATPKQPPVANIEKPVQPKKLPSERILIENQVRIRRYVKEELKYDLETGVDSSKVKKSASKGPNECNICDRKFVHASGLVRHMEKHALDLIPTQSNVPHSALSALGLLVVLECNKCGRVFYDVKIALEHISVHYPLLPKAKKSTTVQETEADLKRQLSALSVEGNQLLAVSMQLDKLQRYEHELFSSLILSHVLQCEFCDYIFADVKLMLKHEATHLPERRFECFACSLVMTTAKEASVHYQTDCVYMREGLKQLQMCPNRYFVCNVCELKFANVELLQEHRYSAYHYYPRLSESGKRMILPCDFCASNFEYAHEIQPHYEEKHLNKKKREKELRNNSGNAGGNAAVGRLRQYLCDICGKSYTQSSHLWQHLRFHQGVKPFVCDEPGCGRKFTIRPDLNDHTRKCHTGERPYHCLVCGKRFLTGSVFYQHRLIHRGERRYECDECGKRFYRADALKNHQRIHTGEKPYDCQYCTKTFRQRGDRDKHVRARHSHLDENARLMMRMQKLELETAAALKAKQMQEGSRDGEFLTDGSTLTSGMLADQQYDMVELDPNDFCDAAEFEQVEIATDNTDYEVISYEPETMETVEVPQFAKKNARVVVVENNAAQPFYF